DNA from Elaeis guineensis isolate ETL-2024a chromosome 2, EG11, whole genome shotgun sequence:
CAGTAGTAGAATTTGACAGCCAGAGTAGATGAGAACGCTTTATAAAATTCCAAAGTGGTTAGTTGAAATTACAAGGAGTGATGACTAATATCTGCCACATCTGATAACAAaacaagaggaagggatgatggtTACAGAAAGGGAGTGGAGTGGGAGATGAGTGTTTTCTACGCTCAAACAAAGAGCACAGAGCATGAGCACTACAAAGTGATCAAAGAATCTCACTTCCTCTCAGGTATCTATCCACAAATTGAAAAGATTACAGCTTCTCTCTTGTTTCTCTTGCTTATGGATTTAATAGCATGTTTCCACACTTGCATTTCCAGTTCATGGGCTTGTAGTTGGAGCTGTCATCACCTCTGGAAGTGATTGTATTGGAGAAATGCCTAAATCCATTCTTGTCTTGTGGGACTACAGGCACTTGAACTGCCACACAGTGGCCGCATGAAGTGCATTTCCTCTCACATCTCGGCGGCGTCGATCCAATCAATGCTCTCATCCTCACCACCTCTTCTCCTCTCCCCTGCTTCCAATCCATTACCATAAGATAAAACTTGAGACAAAGAAATGTAAATTAACAGCAAGAGAAAGACGAGTAAAAAACTTCTCACCTTGGCAACCTCTAAAAGCTTAAACAATGATCTACCTGAACAGAGCAAACACTGATGTTTCA
Protein-coding regions in this window:
- the LOC105061114 gene encoding EPIDERMAL PATTERNING FACTOR-like protein 2 yields the protein MGRFLPRIKTWRPVHLVFTVLLLLSSNQVNYSAEGRSLFKLLEVAKGRGEEVVRMRALIGSTPPRCERKCTSCGHCVAVQVPVVPQDKNGFRHFSNTITSRGDDSSNYKPMNWKCKCGNMLLNP